The nucleotide sequence TCCACCGCACCGGTCCTTCCCCTCCCCCTTCCCAGATCCAGGCACCACTGTCACTCAGGGCTCACCGGGGGAACGCCGGGGCAGAAACATGCCCTTTTTCCCAAACAAGGTCATGACAAAATTCACGAGAAAGTGACACCAGGCTGACGTCCAAATGCTGCCCGTCACCCAGTAGCCCCAGCCCATCACCGCCCCCATGACAAACACGGAGACCATGAGAACCGGCTTTTTCCAATAGGGGTGAAACAAAGCGAAGATCGCGCTGGCTGTGAGGATGCCCAGGACCGCGTCTCCCAGTCCATTGACCAAAAGCCGCTGAAATCCGGCCCGGAAAAACAACTCTTCCCCGACTCCAATGATCAACATCAACAAAAAAATGTTGACGTAGCCAAGCTGCGAAAACGACGCGTTCCTGCCGTCGTCCGCCCACCACCGTTCGGGCAGAAACGTGGCGATGGCCATTTCAAAGCCGATAAGGACAACGGCCAGCAACGTCCCGAGTCCGAAAACCTGCCATGGCGATACCAACCCCAAAAGCTCGCTCCACGGCACCCCCCGCCGATGGTGCGTCAACCACAACATGAACAGCCCCGCAGCGCCGAACCCGAAACCCGTGGCGTAATACGCCCCGACGGGCAGCGCACCGCTCTTTTGATTCACATCCATTCCCCTTTACTATCAAAATTGCTTGGGCCCACCGGGGCTCCCCCAAAACAGGCGGGACGCCCGGCGTCTTGTCCAACCTGGCTCGGCCGGCACCTCAACGAAACCTTAACGAATAAGAGCCAGGCCCATCACCAGGGCCAGTACCAGGCCGATCACAAAACCGGCCAGGATTCGAAAGCCCTGGCTCCTTCGTTCGCGACCTCCCGCAGCAAGAACTTCGCTCTCTTCCTCGCCCGGTTCCGGGGCCGCCTGCCCGGGTGCATCCTCGCCCCACCCCGGCCAGGAACCTGCTTGGGCGGCCCGTCTCGATAGGAGAATCAATCCCATGTTAAAAAGAAAATGGGCCCAGGCGCTTGCCCAAATCGTTCCCGTGATACAGAACAACCATCCCCAAAAAGCGCCGCTCACAATGCCCGTACCCAGAAGAAAGGGCTGCTGTATGAAACGGGAATGAACCAGTGCAAAAAACAGGGCAGACGTACCGATCGCGACGGCCGGCGATGACCACAGTTCAAAAGCCAGGGATTGGACCACTCCCCGGAAAAAGATTTCTTCCCCCACCGCGGTAACAGCCATGAATACAACTTCCTGGGCCGTACTGAGGCTGCTGTGGAACGCGAGAAACCTTTTATTTTCATCCCCCCATGTCCAGTTCCTGACCTTTTCGGGCACGGCGTAGATGATGGCGGTCACCAAGAGGAAGTCGATGACAGCCACCGCCGTACCCCATCCGAAAACGGCTAGGGGACTGGCAACCATGAGAACGGTCGCCCAGGGAATGCGCAACACCCCTATCAGCACGCAACCGGACACGCCCACCATGACCTGGCCGAACAACTCCAAAGCAAACCGCTTGCCCCTTCGGCTCATCCTTCATCCCCTTCCGCCCCGCACCCTCCAGAGCGCGGGGAAGCCCCTTCCAACAGCAGCACCGAAGGCACCCGGGCGGGAACTGCCAGGCGCATCAACTGATACCCAATGCCCGCCGACCCCAGCCAGAGCCCCACCGTCTCGAGCCCCATGGGCACCCCGTGCCTGTAGCGTCCGGCGTCCCGCATCTGCTTCACCGCCTCGGCACCGATCCACCGGGCCTTCTCCACCAGGGCGCAGTTCCCCAATCGCCGCCCCGCCCAGAGCAGGAGTTCCGCGTTGCCAAGGTCCCCGTGACACAGGCAGTGGCTGCGGCCCAAGCCCTGGGCGCTGGTGGTGCGGAGCGCCGCGTGGAGCTCGTCGACCATCCCCCGCCGCTGCTCGGCAGACACCCACCCCAAAGAGGCCGCCCGGCTCAACCCGATGCCCGGGGCTCCGTGGCACCAGCTCACCGAACGCAAAGCCGCATCCCCTTCATGGCGCAGGTCCAGCCAGTTCCCAGCCTCGGGGCGGTACAAAGACCGCTCATACGCCAGCCCTTCTTCCGCCGCCCGGCGGTAAGTTTCATCCCCGGTGGCGGCGGCCAGCCGCAACAGTGCCCAGACAACCCCCGCCGTGCCGTGGGCCATCCCGGCCAGACCCTTCCCTTCATGACCCTCTCCCACCCAGGCAGTGCCGGAGTCGAACTGCTGGCGGTTCCGACACAGATGGTCCCCATATCGCACCGCCACCTCCAACGCCTCCTGAAGCCCCAACTGCTCGTGGACGTTCAAAAGTACGTGGATGACCCCGGCCCCGCCGGACAGCAGATCGTAAGACCGGTCAGCTTCCACCGCCTGCCCGAGCTGCCCCACCATCCGCCGGACATCCTCTTCCCAACCCGGAAACTGGAGCAAAGGCCCTAAATGAGACACGGCGTACAACACGGAGCCCAGGCCGAACAGCGCCGACGGGAAGCGGGTTAAAAATGGCGTTTTTCCCCGGGCCGTTTCCAAGGCGGCCCGGGCCGCGGCCCGGAACGTCTCGTCCCCGGTCACCGCCGACAAATATCCCAGAAAGAAAGCTACCCCCGCCACACCGTTGTACAGGCCCGCATCGAGGGCCGACACGTTCCACTGGCCCCGGTGATTGACGCCCAGGCCGATCCAGGTGCAATCTCTGCGTCGCGGCCCCCAAATCGCCGTGTCCACCAGCTCCCAGCCCATTCTTTCTGCTTCGCCCAAGAGCTCCCCGATCCCGAAGGCCGGCGGGGGAGTCGGGTCCGGAATTCCCCTCCCGATGGCCGGTTCCTCGCGATCGCTGCCAGCCGCCACCAAAGAGGCCCGGATCCATCCCGCCTGGCGGCGGACATCTGCGGGGTCCAGGTTTTCCAACCTCTCCACCACGGCGTCCATCCCCGTTTTCGGAAACACACCGGCCAGCCGGCGGCCCCGGCTGTCCCAGACATCCCGGGACTCCGGGACCGTCTCAAAATACGGCACATCCCCTTCCATCATATCGTCCCGCTCGGCCGGAATGAACCGCAGATCGATGGGAGCGGCCCAGATGCGGTCCAGCAGCCGTTCCCGATCCAGGGCGTCCCTCAGATAATCGGGGTGATAGGACTCGATCAGCAGATTTGCGTACTGGTGGGTCGCCCGGACCAACACCCGGATGGGCACCCGGGCGAAGGACCGCAGTGCGCCCCCGTGTCCGAGCAACTCCTGGCGATGGCGGGCAAAAAGGTCACACACCTCTACAAACCCGGCCACGATGTCGTCCACGTAATCCCCGGGCTCCACCACCACCCGCTGCCCGTCCCGTTCCATCCAGGGACGATTGACCGCCGGATCGATGGTCTTGGGCTTGCGCACAAAGCGCATTTCGTCCGTCCCTTCCTTTTCCACCTGCAACACCGGGTGGGGCAGCCACTGTTCTTTGCCCCCCAGGCCGCTCAGCTCCACCCCGACCCCGTCGGCCCCCTGAAAGGTGAGCAAAGGCAAGAGGCCTGTCACCAACACCGATTGCGCCACCTGATCCTTAGCCCGGACGTCGGCGCTATCGGGAAAAGCATACGGGGGGCGCTGGGTAAAGATCGTCTCCCAGTCCACCAGAATGGGAGACTCCCCGGCCGCGATCAGATTTTCAAAATGAAAGTCATTGCCGTTGATGCAATAGGCCACGGCGAGCAGCGCCCCGGTCCGCCGGTAAAACCGCCGCACCGCTTCCTCGTCCGGGCAGGGTCTCGCTTCCACAAACGCCTCCCAGCCGTACCCGTCGCCCTCGAGAATCGCCACTGTGCCCAACTCCGGCCGGAACCCCTTCTCACCCAGCCAGCGGAGCAAACGCTGCACCCGAACCGCCCCGGCCAGGGGTCTGGGCTTGTACACGACTTGGGCGCCCGAACCGAACCGGAGACGGGTGACGGTCCGGCCCTGACGGTGGGCATCGCCGACGCCCGAATGAAGTTCGACCAGGGGCGAGCCGTCCAGCCCGAGCTCACGCACCAGTCGCTCGACATCCCGCAAATACCGGTCGAGCAGCTCGGTCACATGGTTGACATAAAATTTTGTCCGCAACGTGAGCAGCCGGGCGAGAACGGCGTACTCGTCGTAGAACGCCGAGAGGAATTCCGGCCGCCCGAGGAGCCGCACGAAGGATTGAAAGCGTTCCTCGGGGGTCTCTCCCTCGAGCTGCTCCCGCAGCCGGCACACGTTTAACTCCAGCACGAGGGTCCGGGCGGCCACCTGGACCAACTCCATCCCCAGGGTCTGAATCGCCGAACCGATCACCGGTTCCCATTGAATGCGCTCATCGTCCGGGGTCGGCAAAAAATGCCTTTCCCATGCGCGGAGAGCCCAGAGGAGAAACGGGCGAACGGCCTGGTCCAATCCCAGGCAACGGACCGCCTTCCCGTCATCTTCTTGGGCGAGTTCCATCGCCTCCCGAAACACACCGACCCACTCCGGCTCCTTCACATCGCCGGCCAGGGGACAGACCTCAGCGTTTGCGAGGTGGAGCAGCGCCTCCATGGTCGCCTCGTCCAGGTCATCCGCCGCGAGGCGCTGACGAAACCGTTCGTCTTGCAGGAGTAACGCTTTCTTCCGCCACTGCTCCAACAGCCCCTGTCCGGAACCCCTTTCGAGGCGCTGTTTGCCGTCTTCTGCACGGTCCTGCCCGACAACGCTCCGGCCCTGCGATCCCCGGCCGTCCTCTTGAAGTACCGTTTCGGATGCTCCTGCCCGGCTGCAGCCCGGCCTCGCGGCGTCCAGGCCGCCTTTCAGCAGGTCTCGCCGCTCGCGCAGGGTGCACGCCCGCCACCACCACGACGGTTTCACATGGCTCAACATCAAAACGGACATCTTCATTCACTCCCCCCGGATACCGATTCATCGCACCGCTTGAAGGGCCTTCGCCGCATCCACAACCCCGGCGCCGGTCTCAGGATCCCGCCCGGGCGTCCCCACATCCACCGCCGTCCTCTCCAGGATGTTCCGCACCGTGACCGGATTCGCCGGATTCGTCCACGGCCCGAGCACGCCGCGAACACCCCGCTTGTCCCGCTCCTGGGCGATGACCAGAGCGGCCGCCGCCGCCACCTTCGGCGCGGCCAAACTGGTCCCGATCATCCATTCGTATCCTTTGGGCAGCCCGGCCATCCGGCTCAGCGGCGTCTGGGGAAGGTTGGTCGGATACGTCACCAGACACATGTTCCGAACATCGGCGATATGCTCGCTGTCCCACAGCGGGCCGAAATCCCCGCCCGGGGCGGCGAGATCCACATTCCGGCCATAGTTCGAGTAATAGGCCCGGGCTTGTTGTCGATTGGTCGCGGCGGTGGTGAGAACGCCGGGCAGCCCGCCGGGGGCGTGCACCTCAAGATCCCCGGGGTGCCCCAGTTGGTTCGCCAGTTGCGCCGGATTCCCGATGTCCACACCGTCTGTCCCCGAAGAAGCGACCACCGTCACACCGTGGACCAGAGCGTAGGCCACGGCTTTCTGATACGCCAGGAGGTCCGCTCGGTCGGCGGGATTTTTCAGGGACTTGTAGGTGCCCAGGCTCAGGTTGATGACGTCGGCCCCGTCTTTGACCGCCTGAACAATCGCCTGGATCACCCAGCTCGACTGGGCGTCTCCGTGTTGGAAGACCCGGTACGGCACGATCCCCAGGTGCGGACCGACGCCGAGAAGGAGCCCGTCGGCGGCGATGGTGCCGGCCACCATCGTGCCGTGGCCGAAGTCGTCCGCCGTGCTGGGGTCTCCGGGCACGAACGATCGACCAGGCGAAACGATGTTGTTCCGAAGGTCCGGATGGTTGGAGTCGATCCCGCTGTCGATCACCGCCACCTTCACCCGGTGATTGCCCGGTTGGACGGCGAAACTCTTGCCGTTTTCCGTCACTTCTTGAATGTCCCAGCCCCATTGTTGATAGAGGACCGCGCGGTCGACGTCCACCGAAGAGCCGGTGGTCACCGCGGTCGCCGCCGAGCCGGCACCGGTCGCCGGCGGGGCGGCCTTGTCCACGGCCGGGGAAAGCTTGGCTGACGCCGGGGAAACGTTTTCCGCCGGCGAGGTGGCCCCGGGGGCTGCCCCGGGCACGGGCGGCACCTGCACGGATGTTAAATCCACGGCGGAAAGCGGCAAGGTCTCCCCCACCGGGCGGTTGAGTTCGGTGTTGAGCGTGAGAATCGGATCGGCCCCCACCGCGTCCACGTCTCCCCCGAACCGGGCGGTGAGAACTCGCTTCACCGCATCGCCGCCCTCCCGGGTGGCCGTTTTTACGGCCACAGCCCCGATGTCGGGCAGGGGGGTCACCTTCACCCCGGGCTGAGCCGACAGGGCGTCCACCAAACCGGCCGGCACCTGCCCGGATTTAAACACCACCAGCAGTCGATTCCCGGCCTCCGGGTCTGCAGGCCCCCGGACGGGTTGGCCGGCTGTCCCCGGCTCGCCGGCCGTCCGCGCCCCTCCGGTTCCGGACCGGTCCACCGACGCGGCGACGGCGGGGGCGTCAACGCCTTTCAGACCCGCCGCCCGGCCGACACCGACGCTGTCCAGAGCACCCCATGCCACTCCCCCGGCGAGTCCAGCCATCAGCACCACCTGAATTCGTTTTCGCACGCCCTTTCCGGTCATTTTCCCATCCCCTCTCTGTGATCGTGTCGTTCGGGAATCCCGCGCCCGGAGACGAAATCGCCGTCCCGCCCGGCCGCATGGTCCTCCCGGGCCGCGTACAATCGGTGATAAAGCCCTCGTTGCTCCAACAACTCCCGATGCGTCCCGATTTCTACGATGCTTCCGCGGTCCATCACCAGAATCCGGTCGGCATTTTCCACCGTGCTCAGGCGGTGCGCGATGACGATCCGGGTGCAGCGAAGTTCCGACAGCCGCTCGTCCACCGTCCGCTCGGTCATCGCGTCCAGAAAGCTGGTGGCTTCATCCAAGATGAGCAGGGCGGGGCGTATGACCAACGCCCGGGCGAGAAGCAACCGCTGGCGCTGTCCCCCGGAAAAATTCCCCCCGCTTTCGGAGACCTGGGTGTGGTACCCCAGAGGCAACCGCAGGATGTCGTCGTGGATGGCCGCTTGCTCGGCCGCCCACACCACGTCTTCCTCCGGCCGGTCCGCACGGTTCATGCGGATGTTCTCGGCGATTGTCCGCTGAAACAGCCGGCTCTCCTGAAGCACTGTCCCGATCCGGCTCCGCAGCCACGACAAGTCCCACTCCTCCAAGGGCACCCCGTCGTACAGGATCCGACCGGCGGTGGGTTTGTACAGCCCGAGGAGGAGCTTGACCAGGGTGCTCTTTCCGGCCCCGGACGCGCCGACGATGCCGATTTTTTCTCCCGGGCGCACGGCGAAACGGATGTCCCGAATCACCGGCGGGCTGAATGCGCCATAGGCAAACGATACGTCTTCCAGCTCCACCCGGCCGCTGAGCGGCGCCCGGCAGAGGTTGCGGGCGGTGCCTGGATGTACGTCGCGACCTTGCGCCCGGCCGGCACCGCGCGGCAATGTATGCGGGAGCGCGCCCGCCTCGCCGTCTCCCTCACCCTGTTCCGCCCTCCCGCCCCGGATCCCGAGAAGGCCTTCCGGCTCCGCCCCCTCCGCCGGAGGCGGGGACGGGGTCGGCGTCATCGCCGCAGGAGTCATCGCCGGCGGGGGCGCCGGAGACCGCACCGGGACCGAAGGCGGCGCCGGAGCCGCCGGAGACACCGCCGGCAGCGTCGCTTGCACCTGCGCCCGGGGCACCGCGGCGAGCGGCGGCACCGCCGGCTCCGGCTCCTCCCCTTCCCGGCGAACCCTTGCCAAGGATTGCACCGGCGCTTGGACCGGGCGAACCCGGGGCTCGCCCCGGGGTTCATCCGCCCGCCGCCCCAGCCCCTCGATCTCCTGTTCCGGCGTCGAGGCCACCACGTCGTAAATCCGCTGCAGGTATGAGCCGAGGAACAGAAGCTCATTGTACGTCCCGGACAACGACACGATGGGCACGATGAACATCGTGGCAAGGGCCGAAAACCCGAGCACCGCCCCGAGGGTCAGTTCCCCCGCGGCGACTTTGAACGCCCCGATCACCAGCACACCCAGAGGCAGGATGTACTGCAAACTGCTTGAGACGGTGTCAAATAGGGCCATCCACAGCTGTCTGCGCCAGGTCGACCGCAGCTGCTCGTCGAACAGACCCCGCCACCCTTTGACGGTATCCCCTTCCATCCCCAGGACTTTAATGTCGAGCACGCTTTGCAGACTTTCGCTCAGATAGCTCTGGGTTTGCACCTGGGCGGTCACCTCCCGGGCCGTGAGCCTGCGGCTCACCCCGGTCCCGGCCACCAACAGGGCGAACAGCGCCGCGCCCGCCAGGATCACCGCGACCCCCATCGCCCAAGACTGAATCAGCATCAACACCGCGTAGACCACCAACAGCACCGTGTCGATGACCAAAGACACCGCCCGGGTGGACAGGATTTGCCGGATCAAGACGTTGGCGTTGGCGCGAAACAGCAGATCCCCGCCTTTGCGTTTTTCAAAAAATCCATAGGGCAAACGAAAGAGGCGCTCCATGAACTGCCCCATCATCGACAGATCCATCGCCTGCTGCAGCCGGGCCACCGCCACCGCCCGAACGTAAGACACCAACCAGTATGTGAGCCCCAGAAGCGCCACACTGTACACCACCGGCCCCACCGCCCCGATTCGTCCGGGCACCAGGACCTGGTCGGTCATCCACCGGGTCAACACCGGTACCGCCAACCCCAGTCCTTGCAGCAACAGGGAGACGGCGACAATTCCGACCAGCCACCCGGGATGCTGTAAAGCCAGGGACGCGAAGTAACGCCAGTGGGACCCGCGCCGACGGGGTCGAAAATCCGCCCCCCGCTCGAAAATGAGCGCATAACCGGTGAATTTTTGCGCCAGCTCGTCCGCGGACAGTCTCATGCGCCCATGGGCGGGATCCACAATCCGCGCATGGCGCCGGCCGATTTTCTCGAGGACGACAAAATGTTTTCCTTCCCAGTGGAGAATGGCGGGCCGTTTCAATTGTCCGAGATGGGTGGGGGCCACGCGATAGCCCCGGGGCTTCAACCCGAACTGACGCGCAATTTGGTCCAGATGATAGAACGAGATCCCTCCCCGGGCAACGCCGAACCGGTCCCGCAGCTCCGGGAGCGCGACGTGGTGGCCGTGATGGCCGAGGATCATCGCCAAACAGGCCAATCCGCACTCGTTCTCCTCCATTTGCTCGACGAAGGGAACCCGGACTGCGCTCATTCCGCCCGCACCTCATTGAAAACCAACCAACCGAGGTGATAAACCATCACGCCGATTTCCACCCGCGATCGAACGTGCCATTTCTCTTTGATGGTACAGACGATTTCTCCGACCCGCCGCCGACTGATGTACAGCGCCTTGGAGATCTCCTCGTCCTTGTACCCCCGGGCGATCAACAGGGCCACTTCTTTCTCCCGCGGACTGAGCGGCCTTGCATGGGGTATCGCTTCCATCCGGCTCATCCCCCCGACATGGATTGTCATGGACATCTGATCCGCACCATCGGCCATGGTTTCCGTCGCAGCTTGTCCCATCGTTGCAGCCCTTCGTGCCTTCTCCGGCAGCAAACACCTCCGCAAAGCCGTCGTGATCATGGAACGTGGCCTGTAGGGACCGTTTGCTCAGCCGGCGGGTCCGTGCTGGGTTGTTCTGGGATGGAACAGTTTCCCGGGGCAACTTTTATTCTATGGGGTGAGCGTCGCCATTTTGTGGCGGTCAACTTCAATTTTGATTAAGGGGCTCTTAATTTTGTATATTCCTTGTTTTTTGTTTTTCGTTTCAAATATTCGATGTCCAAATGGGAAAAAGTGAAAGAAAATACGCCCGTCCCCTCTTATGCGAACGGGCGGGCCGTGGAGTATCCAGAAGGGGCATCGGTAAGAGGAGAACGACTCCGGTGAGTTCTGTCGACTTGTTGGACGACGGCACATGGGGGACGGCATTCTGTCAACCGGCCGCGGCACCCTGCACCGTGTACCGCCGGTGGCCGGCCAGAATGGCCTGAGCCACGCCGATAAAATACTCGGATTCCCGGCGGATGTGATTGAGGACCACCATCACCGTGGGGTTGCTGTACATGGCGGGACTCTCCACGCCCAGTTGGTCCAAAAGATGAATGAAAGCCCGACTTTCGCGCAGGCAATGATCAATGAGATGGAGGAGTTCCCCATGAAACACAGCGGCCGCTCTGGGATCGGTCCATACAAACAGTTCGATCATCCGGCGCACCGCCGCCCGGGTCCGCTCCAACATCTGCTCCCATACCTGCAGGGCACGGACAAAACGCGGTTCCAGGTTGTGCACCAACTGGCGGATCACCACCGTGTGTTCCGCTTCCTGCTGCTTCCAAAAATCCGCCTCGTCGAGAATGCGCAGCGGCATTTTGTCCCCGTAGACAAAGAGCATCCCCGCTCCCCCTTTCCACCCCGACAAACGATCGACCGGATCTGCCCCCAGTGTACGCATCGCAACTGTCCGCAGGTGCCTGTTTATCGGCCCCTCGACCGGATTGCCGGGATCATGTCCACCCGTTCCCGGGTTCGGGACCTACCGTGTCCGCGGCTCAGCGACGGGGAAGGACATCGCCGAGCGCACCGAAGAAGGCCCAGATCAGCAGCCACACCGCACAGGACCCGACGACCGCCCAGTTAAGGCAGCGGGACGCCGCCCGAATCAGCCGGCCGGGATCGACCACGTGCTGCCGCTGAACCGCCGTTTCATACAGGGGGAGGACATACATCCGCC is from Kyrpidia tusciae DSM 2912 and encodes:
- a CDS encoding response regulator transcription factor, coding for MEAIPHARPLSPREKEVALLIARGYKDEEISKALYISRRRVGEIVCTIKEKWHVRSRVEIGVMVYHLGWLVFNEVRAE
- a CDS encoding peptidase domain-containing ABC transporter; this encodes MSAVRVPFVEQMEENECGLACLAMILGHHGHHVALPELRDRFGVARGGISFYHLDQIARQFGLKPRGYRVAPTHLGQLKRPAILHWEGKHFVVLEKIGRRHARIVDPAHGRMRLSADELAQKFTGYALIFERGADFRPRRRGSHWRYFASLALQHPGWLVGIVAVSLLLQGLGLAVPVLTRWMTDQVLVPGRIGAVGPVVYSVALLGLTYWLVSYVRAVAVARLQQAMDLSMMGQFMERLFRLPYGFFEKRKGGDLLFRANANVLIRQILSTRAVSLVIDTVLLVVYAVLMLIQSWAMGVAVILAGAALFALLVAGTGVSRRLTAREVTAQVQTQSYLSESLQSVLDIKVLGMEGDTVKGWRGLFDEQLRSTWRRQLWMALFDTVSSSLQYILPLGVLVIGAFKVAAGELTLGAVLGFSALATMFIVPIVSLSGTYNELLFLGSYLQRIYDVVASTPEQEIEGLGRRADEPRGEPRVRPVQAPVQSLARVRREGEEPEPAVPPLAAVPRAQVQATLPAVSPAAPAPPSVPVRSPAPPPAMTPAAMTPTPSPPPAEGAEPEGLLGIRGGRAEQGEGDGEAGALPHTLPRGAGRAQGRDVHPGTARNLCRAPLSGRVELEDVSFAYGAFSPPVIRDIRFAVRPGEKIGIVGASGAGKSTLVKLLLGLYKPTAGRILYDGVPLEEWDLSWLRSRIGTVLQESRLFQRTIAENIRMNRADRPEEDVVWAAEQAAIHDDILRLPLGYHTQVSESGGNFSGGQRQRLLLARALVIRPALLILDEATSFLDAMTERTVDERLSELRCTRIVIAHRLSTVENADRILVMDRGSIVEIGTHRELLEQRGLYHRLYAAREDHAAGRDGDFVSGRGIPERHDHREGMGK
- a CDS encoding type 2 lanthipeptide synthetase LanM family protein, yielding MSVLMLSHVKPSWWWRACTLRERRDLLKGGLDAARPGCSRAGASETVLQEDGRGSQGRSVVGQDRAEDGKQRLERGSGQGLLEQWRKKALLLQDERFRQRLAADDLDEATMEALLHLANAEVCPLAGDVKEPEWVGVFREAMELAQEDDGKAVRCLGLDQAVRPFLLWALRAWERHFLPTPDDERIQWEPVIGSAIQTLGMELVQVAARTLVLELNVCRLREQLEGETPEERFQSFVRLLGRPEFLSAFYDEYAVLARLLTLRTKFYVNHVTELLDRYLRDVERLVRELGLDGSPLVELHSGVGDAHRQGRTVTRLRFGSGAQVVYKPRPLAGAVRVQRLLRWLGEKGFRPELGTVAILEGDGYGWEAFVEARPCPDEEAVRRFYRRTGALLAVAYCINGNDFHFENLIAAGESPILVDWETIFTQRPPYAFPDSADVRAKDQVAQSVLVTGLLPLLTFQGADGVGVELSGLGGKEQWLPHPVLQVEKEGTDEMRFVRKPKTIDPAVNRPWMERDGQRVVVEPGDYVDDIVAGFVEVCDLFARHRQELLGHGGALRSFARVPIRVLVRATHQYANLLIESYHPDYLRDALDRERLLDRIWAAPIDLRFIPAERDDMMEGDVPYFETVPESRDVWDSRGRRLAGVFPKTGMDAVVERLENLDPADVRRQAGWIRASLVAAGSDREEPAIGRGIPDPTPPPAFGIGELLGEAERMGWELVDTAIWGPRRRDCTWIGLGVNHRGQWNVSALDAGLYNGVAGVAFFLGYLSAVTGDETFRAAARAALETARGKTPFLTRFPSALFGLGSVLYAVSHLGPLLQFPGWEEDVRRMVGQLGQAVEADRSYDLLSGGAGVIHVLLNVHEQLGLQEALEVAVRYGDHLCRNRQQFDSGTAWVGEGHEGKGLAGMAHGTAGVVWALLRLAAATGDETYRRAAEEGLAYERSLYRPEAGNWLDLRHEGDAALRSVSWCHGAPGIGLSRAASLGWVSAEQRRGMVDELHAALRTTSAQGLGRSHCLCHGDLGNAELLLWAGRRLGNCALVEKARWIGAEAVKQMRDAGRYRHGVPMGLETVGLWLGSAGIGYQLMRLAVPARVPSVLLLEGASPRSGGCGAEGDEG
- a CDS encoding CPBP family intramembrane glutamic endopeptidase; translation: MNQKSGALPVGAYYATGFGFGAAGLFMLWLTHHRRGVPWSELLGLVSPWQVFGLGTLLAVVLIGFEMAIATFLPERWWADDGRNASFSQLGYVNIFLLMLIIGVGEELFFRAGFQRLLVNGLGDAVLGILTASAIFALFHPYWKKPVLMVSVFVMGAVMGWGYWVTGSIWTSAWCHFLVNFVMTLFGKKGMFLPRRSPGEP
- a CDS encoding S8 family serine peptidase; amino-acid sequence: MTGKGVRKRIQVVLMAGLAGGVAWGALDSVGVGRAAGLKGVDAPAVAASVDRSGTGGARTAGEPGTAGQPVRGPADPEAGNRLLVVFKSGQVPAGLVDALSAQPGVKVTPLPDIGAVAVKTATREGGDAVKRVLTARFGGDVDAVGADPILTLNTELNRPVGETLPLSAVDLTSVQVPPVPGAAPGATSPAENVSPASAKLSPAVDKAAPPATGAGSAATAVTTGSSVDVDRAVLYQQWGWDIQEVTENGKSFAVQPGNHRVKVAVIDSGIDSNHPDLRNNIVSPGRSFVPGDPSTADDFGHGTMVAGTIAADGLLLGVGPHLGIVPYRVFQHGDAQSSWVIQAIVQAVKDGADVINLSLGTYKSLKNPADRADLLAYQKAVAYALVHGVTVVASSGTDGVDIGNPAQLANQLGHPGDLEVHAPGGLPGVLTTAATNRQQARAYYSNYGRNVDLAAPGGDFGPLWDSEHIADVRNMCLVTYPTNLPQTPLSRMAGLPKGYEWMIGTSLAAPKVAAAAALVIAQERDKRGVRGVLGPWTNPANPVTVRNILERTAVDVGTPGRDPETGAGVVDAAKALQAVR
- a CDS encoding CPBP family intramembrane glutamic endopeptidase, with amino-acid sequence MSRRGKRFALELFGQVMVGVSGCVLIGVLRIPWATVLMVASPLAVFGWGTAVAVIDFLLVTAIIYAVPEKVRNWTWGDENKRFLAFHSSLSTAQEVVFMAVTAVGEEIFFRGVVQSLAFELWSSPAVAIGTSALFFALVHSRFIQQPFLLGTGIVSGAFWGWLFCITGTIWASAWAHFLFNMGLILLSRRAAQAGSWPGWGEDAPGQAAPEPGEEESEVLAAGGRERRSQGFRILAGFVIGLVLALVMGLALIR
- a CDS encoding DUF2935 domain-containing protein; the protein is MLFVYGDKMPLRILDEADFWKQQEAEHTVVIRQLVHNLEPRFVRALQVWEQMLERTRAAVRRMIELFVWTDPRAAAVFHGELLHLIDHCLRESRAFIHLLDQLGVESPAMYSNPTVMVVLNHIRRESEYFIGVAQAILAGHRRYTVQGAAAG